Proteins encoded by one window of Hafnia alvei:
- the rpoC gene encoding DNA-directed RNA polymerase subunit beta' produces the protein MKDLLKFLKAQTKTEEFDAIKIALASPDMIRSWSFGEVKKPETINYRTFKPERDGLFCARIFGPVKDYECLCGKYKRLKHRGVICEKCGVEVTQTKVRRERMGHIELASPTAHIWFLKSLPSRIGLLLDMPLRDIERVLYFESYVVVEGGMTNLERRQILTEEQYLDALEEFGDEFDAKMGAEAIQGLLKNMDLEAECEQLREELNETNSETKRKKLTKRIKLLEAFVQSGNKPEWMILTVLPVLPPDLRPLVPLDGGRFATSDLNDLYRRVINRNNRLKRLLDLAAPDIIVRNEKRMLQEAVDALLDNGRRGRAITGSNKRPLKSLADMIKGKQGRFRQNLLGKRVDYSGRSVITVGPYLRLHQCGLPKKMALELFKPFIYGKLELRGLATTIKAAKKMVEREEAVVWDILDEVIREHPVMLNRAPTLHRLGIQAFEPLLIEGKAIQLHPLVCAAYNADFDGDQMAVHVPLTLEAQLEARALMMSTNNILSPANGEPIIVPSQDVVLGLYYMTRDCVNAKGEGMVLSGPKEAERIYRAGLASLHARVKVRITQTEKNAEGEWVTSTGLIDTTVGRAILWMIVPQGLPYSIVNQPLGKKAISKMLNTCYRILGLKPTVIFADQIMYTGFAYAARSGASVGIDDMVIPEKKVEIISEAEAEVAEIQEQFQSGLVTAGERYNKVIDIWAAANERVAKAMMENLSTELVINSKGEEERQVSFNSIFMMADSGARGSAAQIRQLAGMRGLMAKPDGSIIETPITANFREGLNVLQYFISTHGARKGLADTALKTANSGYLTRRLVDVAQDLVVIEDDCGTHNGIVMTPVIEGGDVKEPLRDRVLGRVTAEEVLKPGTADILVPRNTLLNEKWCDLLEEHSVDIIKVRSVVSCETDFGVCAHCYGRDLARGHIINKGEAIGVIAAQSIGEPGTQLTMRTFHIGGAASRAAAESSIQVKNKGHLKLNNAKFVLNSDKKLVITSRNTELKLIDEFGRTKESYKVPYGSVMAKGDGAEVNGGETVANWDPHTMPVVSEVSGFIRFTDIIDTQTITRQTDELTGLSSLVVLDSAERTGSGKDLRPALKIVDAKGDDVLIPGTDMAAQYFLPGKAIVQLEDGTQIHAGDTLARIPQESGGTKDITGGLPRVADLFEARRPKEPAILAEITGVISFGKETKGKRRLVITPLDGSEPYEEMIPKWRQLNVFEGERVERGDVVSDGPESPHDILRLRGVHAVTRYITNEVQDVYRLQGVKINDKHIEVIVRQMLRKATIDSAGSSEFLEGEQVEFSRVKIANRELEANGKIAATYSRDLLGITKASLATESFISAASFQETTRVLTEAAVAGKRDELRGLKENVIVGRLIPAGTGYAYHQDRARRKAQGEAPVAPQVSAEEATANLAELLNASMRGDDE, from the coding sequence GTGAAAGACTTACTGAAGTTTCTGAAAGCTCAAACTAAGACCGAAGAGTTTGACGCGATCAAAATTGCTCTGGCCTCGCCAGACATGATCCGTTCTTGGTCTTTCGGCGAAGTTAAGAAGCCGGAAACCATTAACTACCGTACGTTCAAACCAGAACGTGACGGCCTTTTCTGCGCCCGTATCTTTGGGCCGGTAAAAGATTACGAATGCCTGTGCGGTAAGTACAAGCGTTTGAAACACCGCGGTGTTATCTGCGAAAAATGTGGTGTTGAAGTTACTCAGACTAAAGTACGTCGTGAGCGTATGGGCCATATCGAACTGGCTTCTCCGACTGCACATATCTGGTTCCTGAAATCACTGCCATCCCGTATCGGCTTGCTGTTAGACATGCCGCTGCGTGATATTGAACGCGTTCTGTATTTTGAGTCTTATGTCGTTGTTGAAGGCGGCATGACCAATCTGGAACGTCGTCAGATCCTGACTGAAGAGCAGTATCTGGACGCTCTGGAAGAGTTCGGTGACGAATTCGACGCGAAGATGGGTGCTGAAGCTATCCAAGGCCTGTTGAAAAACATGGATCTGGAAGCGGAATGCGAACAGCTGCGCGAAGAGTTGAACGAAACCAACTCCGAAACCAAACGTAAAAAGCTGACCAAGCGTATCAAGCTGCTGGAAGCGTTCGTTCAATCTGGTAACAAACCAGAGTGGATGATCCTGACCGTTCTGCCGGTTCTGCCGCCAGATCTGCGCCCATTGGTACCGCTGGACGGCGGTCGTTTTGCGACTTCTGACCTGAACGATCTGTATCGTCGCGTCATTAACCGTAACAACCGTCTGAAACGTCTGCTGGATCTGGCTGCGCCGGACATCATCGTACGCAACGAAAAACGTATGCTTCAGGAAGCGGTTGACGCCCTGTTGGATAACGGTCGTCGCGGCCGTGCGATCACCGGTTCAAACAAACGTCCTCTGAAATCTTTGGCCGATATGATCAAAGGTAAGCAGGGTCGTTTCCGTCAGAACCTGTTGGGTAAACGTGTTGACTACTCCGGTCGTTCTGTAATCACCGTAGGTCCATACCTGCGTCTGCATCAGTGCGGTCTGCCTAAAAAAATGGCGCTGGAGCTATTCAAGCCGTTCATCTACGGCAAGCTGGAACTGCGTGGTCTTGCTACCACCATTAAAGCTGCGAAGAAAATGGTTGAGCGCGAAGAAGCTGTCGTTTGGGATATCCTGGACGAAGTTATCCGCGAACACCCAGTGATGCTGAACCGTGCACCAACACTGCACCGTTTGGGTATCCAGGCATTTGAACCGTTACTGATCGAAGGTAAAGCTATTCAGCTTCACCCGCTGGTTTGTGCGGCATATAACGCCGACTTCGATGGTGACCAGATGGCTGTTCACGTACCGTTGACGCTGGAAGCCCAGCTGGAAGCGCGTGCGTTGATGATGTCTACCAACAACATCCTGTCACCTGCGAACGGCGAGCCAATCATCGTTCCTTCTCAGGACGTTGTATTGGGTCTGTATTACATGACTCGTGACTGTGTTAACGCTAAAGGCGAAGGCATGGTTCTGAGTGGCCCTAAAGAAGCAGAGCGTATTTATCGCGCTGGTCTGGCTTCTCTGCACGCTCGCGTTAAAGTGCGTATTACGCAAACCGAGAAAAATGCAGAAGGCGAATGGGTAACAAGTACCGGTTTGATCGACACCACCGTTGGTCGTGCGATTCTGTGGATGATTGTGCCTCAGGGCCTGCCATACAGCATCGTTAACCAGCCGTTGGGTAAAAAAGCGATCTCCAAGATGCTGAACACTTGTTACCGCATCCTGGGCTTGAAGCCGACCGTTATCTTTGCTGACCAGATCATGTACACCGGTTTTGCCTACGCTGCGCGTTCAGGTGCTTCCGTTGGTATCGATGATATGGTTATTCCAGAGAAGAAAGTGGAAATCATTTCTGAAGCCGAAGCAGAAGTTGCTGAGATTCAGGAACAGTTCCAGTCTGGTCTGGTTACAGCGGGCGAACGTTACAACAAAGTCATCGATATTTGGGCTGCGGCCAACGAACGTGTTGCTAAAGCGATGATGGAAAACCTGTCTACCGAGCTGGTTATTAACAGCAAGGGTGAAGAAGAGCGTCAGGTTTCCTTCAACAGTATCTTTATGATGGCCGACTCCGGTGCTCGTGGTTCTGCTGCGCAGATTCGTCAGCTGGCCGGTATGCGTGGTCTGATGGCTAAGCCAGATGGCTCCATCATCGAAACGCCAATCACCGCGAACTTCCGTGAAGGTCTGAACGTACTCCAGTACTTCATCTCTACTCACGGTGCTCGTAAAGGCTTGGCGGATACCGCACTGAAAACTGCGAACTCCGGTTACCTGACTCGTCGTCTGGTAGACGTAGCGCAAGACTTGGTCGTTATCGAAGATGACTGTGGTACCCACAACGGCATCGTGATGACTCCGGTTATCGAAGGTGGTGACGTTAAAGAGCCACTGCGCGATCGCGTATTGGGTCGTGTGACGGCTGAAGAAGTTCTGAAGCCAGGCACCGCAGATATTCTGGTTCCACGTAACACCCTGCTGAATGAAAAATGGTGTGATCTGTTAGAAGAACACTCCGTTGACATCATCAAGGTTCGTTCCGTTGTTAGCTGTGAAACCGACTTCGGTGTGTGTGCACACTGCTACGGTCGTGACTTGGCTCGTGGCCACATCATCAACAAGGGTGAGGCAATCGGGGTTATCGCGGCACAGTCCATCGGTGAACCGGGTACACAGCTGACGATGCGTACGTTCCACATCGGTGGTGCGGCATCTCGTGCGGCGGCAGAGTCCAGCATTCAGGTGAAAAACAAAGGTCATCTGAAACTGAACAACGCTAAGTTCGTTCTGAATAGCGATAAGAAGCTGGTTATTACCTCGCGTAATACCGAGCTGAAACTGATCGACGAATTCGGCCGTACTAAAGAAAGCTATAAAGTGCCTTACGGCTCTGTTATGGCTAAAGGCGATGGCGCTGAAGTCAACGGCGGCGAAACTGTAGCTAACTGGGACCCGCATACCATGCCGGTTGTTTCAGAAGTTAGCGGTTTCATCCGTTTCACTGACATCATCGATACTCAGACCATTACCCGCCAGACCGACGAACTGACCGGTTTGTCTTCTCTGGTTGTTCTGGATTCTGCAGAGCGTACCGGTAGCGGTAAAGATCTGCGTCCAGCACTGAAAATCGTTGACGCTAAAGGCGACGATGTATTGATCCCAGGCACCGATATGGCTGCTCAATACTTCCTGCCAGGTAAAGCGATCGTTCAGTTGGAAGATGGTACTCAGATCCATGCGGGTGACACCTTGGCGCGTATTCCTCAGGAATCCGGCGGTACCAAGGATATTACCGGTGGTCTGCCACGCGTTGCTGACCTGTTCGAAGCACGTCGTCCGAAAGAACCTGCGATCTTGGCAGAAATTACGGGTGTCATTTCCTTCGGTAAAGAAACCAAAGGTAAACGTCGTCTGGTAATTACTCCGCTGGATGGTAGCGAACCGTACGAAGAGATGATTCCGAAATGGCGTCAGCTGAACGTGTTCGAAGGCGAACGTGTAGAACGTGGTGACGTGGTTTCCGATGGTCCAGAATCTCCGCATGACATCCTGCGTCTGCGTGGCGTTCATGCTGTGACTCGTTATATCACCAACGAAGTGCAGGACGTTTACCGTCTGCAAGGCGTTAAGATTAACGATAAACACATCGAAGTCATCGTGCGTCAGATGCTGCGTAAAGCAACCATCGATAGCGCTGGTAGCTCTGAGTTCCTGGAAGGCGAACAGGTTGAGTTCTCTCGCGTTAAAATCGCGAACCGTGAGTTGGAAGCGAACGGCAAGATTGCGGCAACATACAGCCGTGACCTGCTGGGTATCACCAAAGCTTCTCTGGCGACTGAGTCCTTCATCTCTGCTGCTTCGTTCCAGGAAACAACTCGCGTTCTGACCGAAGCTGCCGTTGCTGGTAAGCGTGATGAACTGCGCGGCCTGAAAGAAAACGTAATCGTGGGTCGTCTGATCCCAGCCGGTACAGGTTACGCTTATCATCAGGATCGTGCTCGCCGTAAAGCTCAGGGCGAAGCTCCTGTTGCTCCACAGGTGAGTGCGGAAGAAGCTACTGCTAACTTGGCAGAGCTGCTGAACGCAAGCATGCGTGGCGACGACGAGTAA
- the thiH gene encoding 2-iminoacetate synthase ThiH: METFTQCWQQLNWDDIGLRINAKTNADVERALMAARPNREDMLALLSPAAAGYLEPMAHKAQQLTRQRFGNTVGFYVPLYLSNLCANDCTYCGFSMSNRLKRKTLDGAEIERECEAIRAMGFDSLLLVTGEHQAKVGMDYFRQHLPKIRRHFSSLMMEVQPLAQEEYAELKTLGLDGVMVYQETYHPSVYAQHHLKGNKQDFFWRLETPDRLGKAGIDKIGIGALIGLSDNWRTDCFMVAEHLTWLQQTYWQSRYSISFPRLRPCTGGIEPASIMDEAQLVQTICAFRIFAPEIELSLSTRESPEFRDNVVPLAINNVSAFSKTQPGGYADNHPELEQFTPHDGRTPAQVATSLVSSGLQPVWKDWDGYLGRTPQF, translated from the coding sequence GTGGAAACCTTCACACAATGCTGGCAACAGCTGAACTGGGATGATATTGGACTAAGAATCAATGCCAAAACTAATGCCGATGTTGAACGTGCATTAATGGCCGCGCGGCCCAATCGTGAAGATATGTTGGCTCTGCTATCACCGGCTGCGGCTGGCTATCTCGAGCCTATGGCACACAAAGCACAGCAGCTTACACGCCAACGCTTCGGCAACACGGTAGGGTTTTACGTTCCCCTTTATCTCTCAAATCTGTGCGCTAACGATTGTACCTATTGCGGCTTCTCCATGAGTAACCGCCTTAAGCGCAAAACGCTGGATGGGGCTGAGATTGAACGTGAATGTGAAGCTATTCGCGCTATGGGGTTTGACAGCCTTTTGTTAGTCACCGGCGAGCATCAGGCAAAAGTCGGGATGGATTATTTTCGCCAACATTTACCTAAAATCCGGCGTCATTTCAGTTCGCTAATGATGGAAGTTCAGCCATTAGCACAGGAAGAATACGCAGAGCTCAAAACGCTAGGGTTAGATGGCGTGATGGTCTATCAAGAAACCTATCATCCCTCGGTGTATGCTCAACATCACTTAAAAGGAAATAAGCAGGATTTCTTTTGGCGACTTGAAACTCCCGATCGTTTAGGCAAAGCAGGGATCGACAAGATCGGGATAGGCGCACTGATTGGGTTATCGGATAATTGGCGAACCGACTGTTTTATGGTTGCAGAGCATTTAACGTGGCTTCAGCAAACTTATTGGCAGAGCCGATACTCCATTTCGTTCCCGCGCTTACGCCCTTGTACCGGTGGTATCGAACCGGCATCAATTATGGATGAAGCACAGCTGGTGCAAACCATCTGTGCATTTCGTATTTTTGCCCCCGAGATCGAGCTCTCCCTCTCCACGCGCGAATCTCCTGAATTCAGAGATAACGTCGTACCATTGGCTATCAACAACGTCAGCGCATTTTCAAAAACTCAGCCCGGAGGCTATGCCGATAATCATCCAGAGCTCGAACAGTTCACGCCTCACGACGGACGAACTCCCGCTCAGGTGGCAACATCGCTAGTTTCATCAGGGCTACAGCCGGTATGGAAAGACTGGGATGGATATTTGGGAAGAACGCCGCAGTTTTAA
- a CDS encoding thiazole synthase, producing MLQIADKTFSSRLFTGTGKFSSAEKMLAALNESGSQLITMAMKRVDLKSGNDAILAPLRQLNASLLPNTSGAKTAEEAVFAAKLAREALGTHWVKLEIHPDVRYLLPDPIETLKAAEILVKAGFVVLPYCGADPVLCKRLEEVGCAAVMPLGAPIGSNQGIITREFLQIIIEQAKVPVVVDAGIGAPSHASAAMELGADAVLVNTAIAVARDPVAMAKAFRLAVEAGRIAYQSGLGSPSHHASATSPLTGFLHSSKQEV from the coding sequence ATGTTACAGATTGCAGATAAAACGTTTTCTTCACGCCTTTTCACCGGAACTGGAAAGTTTTCTTCGGCGGAGAAAATGCTCGCAGCGCTCAATGAGTCTGGCTCTCAGCTCATTACGATGGCAATGAAACGCGTTGATCTTAAAAGTGGCAACGACGCCATTCTTGCTCCACTGCGTCAGCTTAATGCCAGCCTGCTGCCCAATACTTCAGGGGCAAAAACTGCCGAAGAGGCCGTATTTGCGGCCAAACTGGCTCGCGAGGCACTAGGAACTCACTGGGTGAAACTTGAAATTCATCCCGACGTTCGCTACCTGCTGCCAGATCCGATAGAAACCCTCAAAGCGGCAGAAATATTAGTGAAAGCGGGTTTTGTTGTTCTACCGTATTGCGGTGCCGATCCTGTGCTGTGTAAACGTTTAGAAGAAGTAGGCTGTGCCGCCGTCATGCCGCTTGGCGCACCGATTGGCTCTAATCAGGGAATTATTACCCGAGAGTTTCTACAAATCATTATTGAGCAAGCGAAGGTGCCAGTAGTGGTCGATGCTGGGATCGGGGCTCCCAGCCATGCCAGTGCAGCGATGGAACTGGGCGCAGACGCCGTTTTGGTTAACACCGCTATCGCTGTTGCTCGTGATCCCGTGGCGATGGCAAAAGCTTTTAGACTCGCCGTTGAGGCTGGACGGATTGCCTACCAAAGCGGTTTGGGGTCTCCAAGCCATCATGCCAGCGCCACCAGCCCACTGACCGGGTTTTTGCATTCATCGAAACAGGAGGTTTAG
- the thiS gene encoding sulfur carrier protein ThiS — MKITVNDEKITLDTPTSVENLLTQLGRHQQGTALALNQTILPREHWATQQLAEGDDIVVFQAIAGG, encoded by the coding sequence ATGAAGATCACCGTCAACGATGAAAAAATAACGCTCGATACTCCCACCAGCGTCGAGAACTTACTGACACAACTAGGCCGACACCAGCAAGGCACTGCGCTTGCGCTTAATCAAACAATTCTCCCCCGCGAGCACTGGGCAACACAGCAGCTTGCCGAAGGAGATGACATTGTGGTGTTCCAAGCTATTGCTGGAGGTTGA
- a CDS encoding HesA/MoeB/ThiF family protein, with translation MLSDHDFMRYSRQLLLEEIGSQGQENLSAASVLIVGLGGLGAPAALYLAAAGVGKILLADDDRLHISNLQRQILYTTRDLEQYKAETAKQRLQALNPQVEFITLSERLAGDALREAVAQVDLILDCSDNMPTRQAVNSACVSQNKPLISGSAVGFGGQLMVIEPPFAQGCYRCLWPDDVEPQRNCRNAGVLGPVVGVIGTLQALEAIKMLAGMPSALAGKLRLFDGRQQSWRTFGLKRAPACPVCGAHSV, from the coding sequence ATGCTTAGCGATCACGATTTTATGCGCTATAGCCGCCAACTGTTGCTCGAAGAAATTGGCTCTCAGGGCCAGGAAAATCTCAGCGCCGCTAGCGTTTTAATTGTTGGATTGGGTGGATTAGGCGCTCCGGCAGCCTTGTATTTGGCGGCTGCGGGCGTTGGTAAGATCCTGCTCGCCGACGACGATCGTCTGCATATCAGCAATCTCCAGCGCCAGATCCTATATACCACCCGCGATCTGGAGCAATACAAAGCAGAGACGGCGAAGCAACGCCTACAGGCGCTAAATCCTCAGGTGGAGTTCATCACCCTATCTGAACGCTTAGCCGGTGACGCTCTTCGGGAAGCTGTGGCACAGGTCGATTTAATCCTCGACTGTAGCGACAACATGCCTACGCGTCAGGCGGTAAATTCTGCCTGCGTTTCCCAAAATAAACCGTTGATCAGCGGCAGTGCCGTGGGGTTTGGCGGGCAACTGATGGTCATTGAACCACCGTTTGCACAGGGCTGTTATCGATGCCTATGGCCAGATGACGTGGAGCCTCAGCGCAATTGCCGTAATGCTGGCGTACTTGGCCCAGTTGTTGGCGTGATCGGAACGTTACAAGCCCTAGAAGCCATCAAGATGCTCGCCGGTATGCCTTCTGCTTTAGCCGGAAAACTGCGGCTATTCGATGGGCGTCAGCAAAGCTGGCGTACGTTTGGCCTGAAACGCGCTCCTGCCTGCCCAGTATGCGGAGCACATAGCGTATGA
- the thiE gene encoding thiamine phosphate synthase — protein sequence MALLTFPATEQRLGLYPVVDSVEWIEHLLKAGVRTIQLRIKDLPEQAVESDIAHAIALGRHYQARLFINDYWQLAIKHCAYGVHLGQEDLDIADLQAISNAQLRLGLSTHDDAEMDRALSYRPSYIALGHIFPTQTKVMPSAPQGLIDLKRQVARIPDYSTVAIGGISIDRVPAVLECGVGSIAVVSAITQAPDWLAATDTLLQLIENRRANDA from the coding sequence ATGGCTTTACTAACCTTCCCAGCAACCGAACAACGCCTTGGTCTTTATCCCGTTGTCGATAGCGTTGAATGGATTGAGCACCTGCTTAAGGCAGGCGTGCGCACGATCCAGTTGCGAATCAAAGATCTACCAGAACAGGCGGTAGAGTCTGATATTGCTCACGCCATTGCCTTAGGCCGACACTACCAGGCACGTTTATTTATTAATGATTATTGGCAGCTCGCCATTAAACATTGTGCTTACGGCGTCCACCTAGGCCAAGAAGATCTGGATATCGCCGATCTTCAAGCGATCAGCAACGCGCAGCTTCGTCTAGGACTTTCCACACATGACGATGCCGAAATGGATCGTGCTCTGTCTTATCGCCCCTCATATATCGCATTAGGCCATATATTCCCCACCCAAACCAAAGTGATGCCGTCTGCGCCACAGGGGCTTATCGATCTCAAACGGCAGGTTGCTCGTATTCCTGATTACTCCACCGTCGCCATCGGCGGGATCAGTATCGATCGCGTTCCCGCTGTGCTGGAATGTGGTGTCGGCAGCATTGCCGTAGTCAGCGCCATTACGCAGGCGCCGGACTGGCTGGCCGCTACCGACACTTTGCTACAGCTCATAGAGAATCGGAGAGCCAACGATGCTTAG
- the thiC gene encoding phosphomethylpyrimidine synthase ThiC, with protein sequence MSMNKKETNQAPLSRREQRAQAQAFIDHLRGEAYPNSQRIYLTGSREDIRVPMREIQLSPTLLGGSKDNPQYEPNEPIPVYDTAGPYGDPNADLDVRNGLKPLRHPWIAERGDTESLDQLSSAYTQQRLADDGLDHLRFDNLPQPRRAKTGKCVTQLHYARQGIVTPEMEFIAIRENMGRERIRGDVLRQQHPGQNFGALLPKDITAEFVRSEVAAGRAIIPSNINHPESEPMIIGRNFLVKVNANIGNSAVTSSIEEEVEKLVWSTRWGADTVMDLSTGRYIHETREWILRNSPVPIGTVPIYQALEKVNGIAENLNWEIFRDTLLEQAEQGVDYFTIHAGVLLRYVPMTAKRLTGIVSRGGSIMAKWCLSHHKENFLFERFREICQICAAYDVSLSLGDGLRPGSIQDANDEAQFAELHTLGELTKIAWEYDVQVMIEGPGHVPMQMIRRNMTEELEHCHEAPFYTLGPLTTDIAPGYDHFTSGIGAAMIGWFGCAMLCYVTPKEHLGLPNKEDVKQGLITYKIAAHAADLAKGHPGAQIRDNAMSKARFEFRWEDQFNLALDPHTARAYHDETLPQESGKVAHFCSMCGPKFCSMKISQEVRDYAAKQEELAQPVEVGMAQMSEAFRAKGSEIYHTASNLQTEKS encoded by the coding sequence ATGTCTATGAATAAAAAAGAAACGAACCAAGCCCCACTTTCTCGCCGTGAACAACGCGCGCAGGCCCAAGCCTTTATCGATCATCTACGCGGTGAAGCCTACCCTAACTCCCAACGCATCTACCTAACCGGCTCGCGTGAGGATATTCGCGTGCCGATGCGCGAGATCCAGCTTAGTCCAACGCTGCTTGGCGGCAGCAAAGATAACCCACAGTATGAGCCCAACGAGCCGATCCCCGTTTACGATACTGCAGGCCCCTATGGCGATCCCAATGCCGATTTAGACGTGCGTAATGGCTTGAAGCCGCTGCGCCATCCATGGATTGCCGAACGAGGTGATACCGAGTCGCTGGATCAACTGAGCTCAGCCTATACCCAACAGCGCTTAGCCGATGACGGGCTCGATCATTTACGCTTCGACAACCTGCCACAGCCACGTCGCGCTAAAACTGGCAAATGTGTAACACAGCTTCATTACGCACGTCAGGGGATCGTCACGCCAGAAATGGAGTTCATCGCTATCCGTGAAAACATGGGCCGCGAACGTATTCGTGGCGATGTACTGCGTCAGCAACATCCCGGGCAAAATTTTGGTGCGCTGCTGCCAAAAGATATCACGGCCGAATTTGTCCGCAGTGAAGTGGCCGCCGGACGCGCCATTATCCCTTCCAATATCAATCACCCAGAATCAGAACCTATGATTATTGGGCGTAATTTCTTGGTGAAGGTGAACGCAAATATCGGTAACTCCGCCGTGACCTCTTCGATTGAAGAAGAAGTGGAAAAACTGGTGTGGTCTACCCGTTGGGGAGCGGATACCGTGATGGATTTGTCCACCGGCCGCTATATTCATGAAACGCGAGAGTGGATTTTACGCAACAGCCCAGTGCCCATCGGCACCGTTCCAATCTATCAAGCATTGGAAAAAGTGAACGGTATTGCCGAAAACCTCAACTGGGAAATCTTCCGCGATACGCTACTAGAACAGGCAGAACAAGGCGTTGACTATTTTACTATTCACGCCGGTGTACTGTTACGCTACGTTCCAATGACGGCTAAGCGCCTAACCGGGATCGTCTCCCGTGGCGGTTCGATTATGGCCAAATGGTGCCTTTCACATCATAAAGAAAACTTCCTCTTCGAGCGCTTCCGTGAAATTTGCCAAATCTGTGCAGCCTATGATGTGTCGCTCTCATTGGGCGATGGATTGCGTCCGGGCTCGATTCAAGATGCTAACGATGAAGCTCAGTTTGCAGAACTCCATACGCTCGGCGAGCTCACCAAGATTGCATGGGAATATGATGTTCAGGTCATGATCGAAGGCCCTGGGCATGTGCCAATGCAGATGATCCGCCGCAACATGACCGAAGAGCTAGAGCACTGCCACGAAGCACCGTTTTATACGCTGGGGCCACTGACAACGGATATTGCTCCAGGTTATGACCATTTCACCTCAGGCATCGGCGCCGCCATGATTGGCTGGTTCGGTTGTGCCATGCTCTGCTACGTCACCCCGAAAGAGCACTTAGGATTACCCAACAAAGAAGACGTCAAACAAGGCCTCATCACTTACAAGATCGCAGCGCATGCCGCCGATCTTGCCAAAGGGCATCCGGGCGCTCAGATCCGCGATAACGCCATGTCAAAAGCCCGCTTTGAATTCCGTTGGGAAGATCAGTTCAATCTGGCACTCGATCCGCATACGGCAAGAGCCTATCACGACGAAACGCTGCCGCAAGAATCAGGCAAAGTGGCACATTTTTGCTCCATGTGTGGGCCAAAATTCTGCTCAATGAAGATCTCTCAGGAAGTGCGTGACTATGCCGCAAAACAGGAAGAGTTAGCCCAACCGGTTGAAGTGGGTATGGCACAGATGTCTGAAGCCTTTCGTGCGAAAGGTAGCGAGATCTATCACACCGCCAGCAACCTACAAACGGAGAAAAGCTAA
- a CDS encoding Rsd/AlgQ family anti-sigma factor has protein sequence MLNRLEHLTQRVGGSNELIDQWLQARKQLLVAYCALVGIKPNKEKHTPLNEKALENFCHNLVDYLSAGHFHVYDRIVELVGGDDSPHMAVTKKIYPALHDNTKLIMAFHDRFTDDELSEEECLALHDALSHIGETLAARFALEDNLIQIAYDIWQANTPAADNDDSLARPA, from the coding sequence ATGCTCAACCGTCTCGAACATCTGACTCAACGCGTAGGTGGTAGTAATGAATTAATCGACCAATGGTTGCAAGCCCGCAAGCAACTGCTCGTGGCCTATTGTGCACTGGTTGGTATTAAACCAAATAAAGAAAAGCATACCCCGCTCAATGAAAAAGCGCTGGAGAACTTCTGCCACAATCTGGTTGATTACCTCTCAGCCGGTCATTTCCATGTTTACGATCGTATCGTAGAACTGGTTGGCGGCGATGACAGCCCACACATGGCGGTAACAAAAAAAATCTATCCTGCGCTACACGATAATACCAAGCTGATTATGGCGTTTCACGATCGCTTTACCGATGATGAACTGAGCGAAGAAGAGTGTTTAGCTCTTCATGACGCCCTTTCACACATTGGGGAAACGCTAGCCGCCCGTTTTGCCTTAGAAGACAACCTGATCCAAATTGCCTATGACATCTGGCAAGCCAATACGCCTGCTGCGGATAATGATGATTCATTGGCGCGCCCAGCATAA